A section of the Candidatus Methylomirabilota bacterium genome encodes:
- a CDS encoding tetratricopeptide repeat protein has product MASTSWRSSYNRWGWSTKFWAWTLVTVLLAGCASTSVPPMGYQGKPFSPEPDERQLWSDAEKEEEKLGKLGKTHDDPLLEDYLSGVAATLVPDEAQKAGAPAPRIAVFRDPTLNAFAMPNGKVYIHTGLLSRVENEAQLSMILGHELTHVTNRHALMFNRDAQNKQIWFTALAIAASLGVAVAAGTQAGKGNYVSAEVLRTTSNIFLGLGLQLAFIASVNGFGRDLEREADREGMERMVKAGYDPAEAPRVFELLKDDHGDGSKLENFFFGNHPRLDERIANTLDLLKTKYAATETAGGVRNTDEFAMRTRTIVRENAALDIRAGRFGLAKAQLDRVLPLAPKDPTTHLYYGDLYRLQAQRAKNPADKPALVAQALQAYDRAAALDPTYPDPFRQMGFLYYQSKQTEKSKEAFRKYLALKPDAPDARRIKEYLVELER; this is encoded by the coding sequence ATGGCTAGCACCTCCTGGCGGTCATCGTACAACCGGTGGGGGTGGTCTACCAAGTTTTGGGCCTGGACCCTGGTCACGGTCCTCTTGGCCGGGTGCGCCTCGACCAGCGTCCCCCCCATGGGCTACCAGGGCAAGCCCTTCAGCCCGGAGCCCGACGAGCGGCAGCTCTGGAGCGACGCCGAGAAGGAGGAGGAGAAGCTCGGCAAGCTCGGCAAGACCCACGACGATCCCCTCCTGGAAGACTACCTGTCCGGCGTTGCGGCCACGCTCGTGCCCGACGAGGCGCAGAAGGCGGGCGCGCCCGCCCCCCGCATTGCCGTCTTCCGCGACCCGACGCTCAATGCCTTCGCCATGCCGAACGGCAAGGTGTACATCCACACCGGGCTCCTCAGCCGTGTCGAGAACGAAGCGCAGCTGTCCATGATCCTCGGCCACGAGCTGACGCACGTGACGAACCGCCACGCGCTCATGTTCAACCGCGACGCGCAGAACAAGCAGATCTGGTTCACCGCGCTGGCCATCGCCGCCTCGCTCGGGGTCGCGGTCGCGGCCGGCACCCAGGCTGGGAAAGGCAACTACGTCTCCGCCGAGGTGCTGCGGACGACGTCGAACATCTTCCTCGGGCTCGGCCTCCAGCTCGCCTTCATCGCGTCCGTCAACGGCTTCGGGCGCGACCTCGAGCGCGAGGCGGACCGCGAGGGGATGGAGCGCATGGTCAAGGCCGGCTACGACCCGGCCGAGGCGCCGCGCGTGTTCGAGCTCCTCAAGGACGACCACGGCGACGGGAGCAAGCTCGAAAACTTCTTCTTCGGCAACCACCCGCGGCTCGACGAGCGGATCGCCAACACCCTGGATCTGCTGAAGACGAAGTACGCGGCGACGGAGACGGCCGGGGGCGTCCGGAACACGGACGAGTTCGCGATGCGCACCCGCACCATCGTGCGCGAGAACGCCGCGCTCGACATCCGCGCCGGCCGCTTCGGGCTGGCCAAGGCCCAGCTCGACCGCGTGCTGCCGCTAGCGCCCAAGGACCCGACGACCCATCTCTACTACGGCGACCTCTACCGCCTCCAGGCCCAGCGCGCCAAGAACCCCGCCGACAAGCCGGCGCTCGTCGCCCAGGCGCTCCAGGCCTACGACCGCGCGGCCGCCCTCGACCCGACCTACCCCGACCCGTTCCGACAGATGGGCTTCCTCTACTACCAGAGCAAGCAGACGGAGAAGTCCAAGGAAGCGTTCCGGAAGTACCTCGCCCTCAAGCCGGACGCGCCGGACGCCCGCAGGATCAAGGAGTACCTGGTCGAGCTGGAGCGGTGA